Below is a genomic region from bacterium.
CCCGGGGATCCCCGGGGCTTTTCAGCATCCTTTTCACAAGAGTGATGGTTTACTTCGATTTTTCCTTGGTGTCCGCCGGGGCCTTCTCCTCGTTCGAGCCTTTCATCCCCGGCCCTTGATGGTCCTTCATCCAATGTTTCATCATGGGACGGCCTTGTTCCATCCCTTCTTCCCCGCCTCGGGCGTCCGGATCCACGCATCGATCCATCCCCATCCGGCCACCCATGCCCCCGTTCCAAGGACAAGAGGCGGAATAATGGCAGGTCGAAGGGTTCGAATGGCAACAGACCGCCTGACAGGCCAGGCAGAGGGGCCCCGCCAGGGAGACGACCAGGATGATCCACGCCACCACTTTCCCCAGGGTCTTGGTGAATCCCGACTGCTTATCCGCCAGGGTCAGGATCCAATAACCCACGGCCAAGCTGATCAGATAAGCCACGATCCGATGTGTCAACATGCCAACCTCCCACCATGAAATGCCCCCAAGGGGAACGGCCTTCAATCATAGGGACGTCTTGGACCGGCGTCCATGGCCGCCCTCATGGGTTATTTTTGGCTTTCATGGGCACCGGGGGATGTTTTTTAAGCTCCTCGTTGAGGGCCGCCACGGCTTGCACGGCCTTTTCCTTGCCCAACCAGACCCGGTCCAACCGGGGGAAGATGATGCTTTGCATGACCTCACGCCAATTGACCGCCATGGGCTGGTCCACACCCAAGGGGACCGCCTTCAACAGCATCTTCTTGTTCAAAGGGTCCTTGCCGTCCAGGAAGGCGGAGGATTCGGCCACCTTCTTGAGGGCCGGTTGGGCCAGCCCGGTCGAGGCGAATCGGGCCTGACCCTCGGGTCCGGAGAGATAAGCGATGAATCGCCAGGCTTCCTGCTTGTGCTTGGAACTGCTCACGATCCCGTAGCCCGAACTGCCGCCGACGACACGCCCTTTCATCCCTTTTGGATGCGGGAACATGGCCACATCCCATCCGAAATCCTTGATCCCCCGGAACAGGGGGGTCTTCCAGATCCCCGAAAGGAACATCCCGGCGGTCCCATTGGCGAAAAGGTCCGAGGCGCCGACGCTTCCCTGCTGGGCCAAGCTGGAGGGGCTGGGCATGACCTTGTACTTGTTGATCAGGTCCCCCCGGAACTGGACGCCCCGCACGAAGCCCGGTTCGTTGACCCGGTAGCGGGTGGGATGGTGGGTGTCATCCACGAACCCTCCCCCGAAGGCGTAGATCCAGGCTTCCGGAAGGGCCCAATCGTCCGCGAAACCCCAACGGAGGACATTGCCGTTCTTGTCCCGTTCGGTCAGCGCTTGGGCATCCTTCATGAATTCGTCCACCGTCCAATCGTCCTTGGGATAGGCCAGCCCCGCCCCATCGAAGGCTTTCTTGTTGTAATAGATGACGCAGACCGGCGCGATGTCCCGGGGCACCACGTAGAGGTCCCCGTCCACCGTGTACCACTTCACGAGTTCCGGATAAAAACCCTTCAAGTCGAAGGCCGGGTCCTTCCGGACGTAAGGGGTCAAGGGCTCCAACAGGCCCCGGGGATAGAAGTCGGCCAGGTTCTCCGCCGATACGAAGATGATGTCGGGCGCCAGGTCGCCCGCGAACTGGGTCAGGAGCTTGTCGACATATTCCTCATAGGGGACCCGGTCCAGGGCCACATGGATGCCCGGGTTGTCCTTCTCGAACTTCGTGATGAGCCCCTGGAGGATGGTGTTCTCCTGGATATCGCCCCAGGAGGAGATATGGATCACGGTGCGGTGATCCGGGGGCTTGGAACAGCCCCCCACCAGGACCAGCGCCATCGCCAGGATCAGGGATCGCATCGCATTCCTTTCATCGGGAGCCATCGTTCAGATCCATTCGCTCCGCCACCAATACCAATCCAAGGGGAAAAGCCCGTCCAACCAACCTGCATGGAGGCCCAAGTCCTTCAGGGTGGAGCTTGGACGCCCGGCCCCGAAAAGGAGGCGGACCGTTCCCTCCGCCGACAAGGGGATGGCCCCTTCCCTGGAACCCTTCAATACCCGCAGGCGGCGGCCGCACTCCAATCCGGCGGAACCCCCAGGCGACCGGAACCAAAGGGTCCTTCCCATGCTTGTTCCCAATGCCTCATAACGGCGTTGAAGCTGGGGCTCGAAAGCCTTCAGGACCGAATGAAGGTCCAGCACCTTGAGCATGCAGGACTGGCCCGTTCGCACTTGGCTGGAACAGTTCTC
It encodes:
- a CDS encoding sugar ABC transporter substrate-binding protein — protein: MRSLILAMALVLVGGCSKPPDHRTVIHISSWGDIQENTILQGLITKFEKDNPGIHVALDRVPYEEYVDKLLTQFAGDLAPDIIFVSAENLADFYPRGLLEPLTPYVRKDPAFDLKGFYPELVKWYTVDGDLYVVPRDIAPVCVIYYNKKAFDGAGLAYPKDDWTVDEFMKDAQALTERDKNGNVLRWGFADDWALPEAWIYAFGGGFVDDTHHPTRYRVNEPGFVRGVQFRGDLINKYKVMPSPSSLAQQGSVGASDLFANGTAGMFLSGIWKTPLFRGIKDFGWDVAMFPHPKGMKGRVVGGSSGYGIVSSSKHKQEAWRFIAYLSGPEGQARFASTGLAQPALKKVAESSAFLDGKDPLNKKMLLKAVPLGVDQPMAVNWREVMQSIIFPRLDRVWLGKEKAVQAVAALNEELKKHPPVPMKAKNNP